A genomic region of Exiguobacterium sp. Helios contains the following coding sequences:
- a CDS encoding alpha/beta fold hydrolase, with amino-acid sequence MGTFIQAVDGTKIYVEDIGSGQPVVMLHGWPANNNMFEYQKNRLLEEGYRYIGVDYRGYGKSDAPATGYDYTTMASDINEVIQQLELTNVTLLGFSMGGGIALKYLLNHGESNVSKLILAGAAAPVFTQRDGYPYGMTKEEVDALIEDTKQDRPSMLKGFGEIFFAKEHPEPLQQWFHNLSVAASSHGTIQSAIALRDEDLRDGLPKISVDTLIMHGKQDKVCPFEFAEVMHENITGSRLEVFEESGHGMFLDEREKFTETLVSYVKSSQAV; translated from the coding sequence ATGGGTACATTTATTCAAGCAGTCGATGGAACAAAGATTTATGTAGAAGATATCGGTTCAGGACAACCGGTCGTTATGTTACACGGATGGCCGGCCAACAATAACATGTTTGAATATCAGAAAAACCGCCTGCTCGAAGAAGGGTACCGCTATATCGGCGTCGATTACCGCGGCTACGGGAAATCGGATGCGCCTGCTACCGGATATGACTATACGACGATGGCGTCGGATATCAACGAAGTGATTCAGCAATTGGAATTAACGAATGTCACGTTGCTCGGTTTCTCGATGGGCGGCGGAATCGCGTTAAAATACCTCTTAAACCATGGGGAATCCAATGTCTCGAAATTGATCTTAGCAGGAGCAGCCGCACCGGTCTTCACGCAACGCGATGGTTATCCGTACGGCATGACGAAAGAGGAAGTCGATGCCTTGATTGAAGATACGAAACAGGACCGTCCATCGATGCTGAAAGGATTCGGGGAAATCTTTTTTGCGAAGGAGCATCCGGAACCGCTCCAGCAATGGTTCCATAACTTGAGTGTCGCGGCATCTTCCCACGGAACGATCCAATCGGCGATTGCCTTACGTGACGAAGATTTACGCGACGGTCTGCCGAAGATTTCGGTCGATACACTCATCATGCACGGTAAACAAGACAAAGTCTGTCCATTCGAATTTGCCGAAGTCATGCATGAAAACATCACGGGTTCACGCCTCGAAGTCTTTGAAGAGAGCGGACACGGGATGTTCCTCGACGAACGCGAGAAATTCACGGAAACACTTGTTTCATACGTCAAATCAAGCCAAGCGGTCTAA
- a CDS encoding 50S ribosomal protein L25/general stress protein Ctc, whose protein sequence is MSVTLKVEEREVRPRSLRKQLRHEGKALGVVYGYKVESTPISFDEKELVKVVRDHGENVLVALQIGGKKVNTLINKLDMDIFTPTIKHVEFIAVKMDEETEVETDIVLVGEAAGAKLGGFLSQTLFKVTVAATPDKLPERIEVDVTDLAIGDSITVADLPEEKDFRVVTEGDIQVAAVVESTLEAELEEIEEAEAEAQAADADTATDDSEQTSEEQAEENKEDKE, encoded by the coding sequence ATGTCAGTAACATTAAAAGTAGAAGAACGCGAAGTACGCCCACGCTCACTTAGAAAGCAATTACGTCATGAAGGAAAAGCTCTTGGTGTCGTGTATGGCTACAAAGTGGAAAGCACACCGATTTCATTCGACGAAAAAGAATTGGTCAAGGTTGTCCGTGATCACGGCGAAAACGTCTTAGTTGCTCTTCAAATCGGCGGTAAAAAGGTCAACACGTTGATCAACAAGCTCGATATGGATATCTTTACACCAACCATCAAACACGTTGAATTCATCGCTGTTAAAATGGATGAAGAAACAGAAGTCGAAACGGATATCGTCCTCGTCGGCGAAGCAGCCGGTGCGAAACTTGGCGGATTCCTTTCACAAACACTCTTTAAAGTAACAGTTGCCGCAACACCAGATAAATTACCGGAACGCATCGAAGTCGACGTGACGGATCTTGCAATCGGAGATTCAATCACAGTAGCTGATCTTCCGGAAGAAAAAGATTTCCGTGTCGTCACAGAAGGTGACATCCAAGTCGCAGCGGTCGTTGAATCGACACTTGAAGCTGAACTTGAAGAAATCGAAGAAGCAGAAGCTGAGGCACAAGCAGCTGATGCGGATACAGCGACAGACGATTCAGAACAAACTTCTGAAGAGCAAGCTGAAGAAAACAAAGAAGATAAAGAGTAA
- a CDS encoding energy-coupling factor transporter transmembrane protein EcfT produces the protein MQENHSWLAQINPSVKLATLVYVMLLLISTSRLEVTFALLILSAVGVCCSGWQLSTLLIRLVPYGVLFLLTFWMMAAFGKGETELWAFGWFRITEESLAHAWLVATRMLAFVLLSVTFVATTDATRFVMSLIHQCRLPVRLAYGFLAGLRFIPIFRQSIRTIRQARRVRQQRSLWPWQTFFDISLPLFTTSILRSEQIAIAMEARQFRVNRTYYVEPVVTRGDLAFLLMTVTLATSLRLVV, from the coding sequence ATGCAGGAAAACCACTCATGGCTCGCTCAAATTAATCCTTCCGTCAAACTGGCGACCCTGGTCTATGTCATGCTGTTGCTGATTTCGACATCCCGTTTAGAAGTGACGTTTGCACTGCTCATCCTTTCCGCCGTCGGCGTATGTTGCTCCGGCTGGCAGCTGTCAACGCTTCTCATTCGTCTCGTCCCTTATGGTGTGTTGTTTCTGTTGACGTTTTGGATGATGGCCGCGTTCGGAAAAGGTGAAACGGAATTGTGGGCATTCGGCTGGTTCCGGATCACGGAAGAGAGTCTTGCACATGCCTGGTTGGTCGCGACGCGGATGCTCGCCTTCGTCCTGTTGAGTGTAACGTTCGTTGCAACAACGGACGCGACACGGTTCGTCATGAGTCTGATTCATCAATGTCGTCTGCCGGTTCGCCTGGCCTATGGATTTTTAGCCGGTCTCCGCTTCATTCCGATCTTTCGGCAGTCGATTCGAACGATCCGTCAAGCGCGTCGTGTCCGGCAACAACGGTCACTTTGGCCGTGGCAAACGTTTTTTGACATCAGTCTGCCGTTGTTTACGACCAGTATCCTCCGCTCGGAACAGATTGCGATTGCGATGGAAGCCCGTCAGTTTCGGGTCAATCGGACCTATTATGTCGAGCCGGTCGTAACACGAGGGGATCTTGCCTTTCTGTTGATGACCGTCACGCTCGCGACGTCACTTCGCCTGGTGGTTTGA
- a CDS encoding FAD-dependent oxidoreductase, with protein sequence MKRILLVGAGHAHLECIKQGSHSDVDWIVITPSRYQYYSGMFSGLADGTYTLDEIRIDVKALCERYGKTWMEDRVVRIDAANKHVIVQSGQFVPYDIVSFNIGSNDWEASTPNHVTIKPNYRIEQALKTFRSAVSPVIVGSGAAAVEMAASFQSNGTPVTLIHEEPLLSGHPAGPELAARLDQLGVNRIIDRFETLDGQTATLQSGRLLETDAVLFLGGATAHELFQVSGLYCDDRGFLLVHETLQSFEDPSIFAVGDCATLIAYPDTPKNGVTAVRQAPLLLQNLIRCVNEEPLRAFRPQRCYLTLLALGHRQATLLYGRFYRTNRLSWYFKQSIDQRFIKKYTV encoded by the coding sequence GTGAAACGAATCCTGTTAGTCGGCGCAGGTCATGCGCATTTAGAATGTATCAAACAAGGGAGTCATTCGGATGTCGACTGGATTGTCATCACTCCCTCGCGTTATCAGTATTATTCCGGGATGTTCTCCGGACTGGCGGACGGAACCTATACACTCGACGAGATACGCATCGATGTCAAAGCGTTATGTGAACGATACGGTAAGACGTGGATGGAGGACCGGGTCGTGCGAATCGATGCTGCCAACAAACACGTTATCGTTCAGTCCGGACAGTTCGTGCCGTACGATATCGTGTCGTTTAATATCGGATCAAACGACTGGGAAGCAAGCACTCCGAACCACGTTACGATCAAACCGAACTATCGTATAGAACAAGCGTTAAAGACGTTCAGGAGTGCCGTCTCCCCTGTCATCGTCGGCAGTGGTGCGGCGGCCGTCGAGATGGCGGCGTCATTTCAGTCAAACGGTACACCGGTCACCCTGATTCATGAAGAACCGTTGCTCAGCGGTCATCCGGCCGGTCCGGAACTGGCCGCGCGACTCGATCAGTTGGGTGTCAACCGGATCATTGACCGGTTCGAAACGCTGGATGGTCAAACAGCAACGCTCCAATCCGGCCGCTTGCTCGAGACGGATGCCGTTTTGTTTTTAGGAGGGGCAACGGCGCATGAATTGTTTCAGGTATCCGGTCTGTATTGTGATGACCGCGGATTTTTACTGGTGCACGAGACGCTGCAGTCGTTCGAGGATCCGTCCATCTTTGCCGTTGGGGATTGTGCGACTCTGATCGCGTATCCGGATACACCGAAAAACGGTGTGACGGCGGTGCGACAGGCTCCGCTGTTGCTTCAGAATTTGATCCGATGCGTGAACGAAGAACCGTTACGGGCGTTTCGACCCCAACGGTGTTATTTGACGCTTCTTGCGCTCGGTCATCGCCAGGCCACCCTGCTGTACGGACGATTTTACCGAACCAACCGGCTCAGCTGGTATTTCAAACAATCGATTGACCAGCGATTTATCAAGAAATATACGGTCTGA
- a CDS encoding DEAD/DEAH box helicase, producing the protein MNYGLSERKIKQMSDTYAFRRGKRYVAAKKVTLRNYQSGDLLVEAAVHGESVFTVTVRVKEHGVDAGCNCPSLAMDQSFCGHIVAVLLAMHHVQVYGTPAGNQSLIRPFATTRQTEDAAVTAYLQTLSKTERAKIRFDVNGSAIVMESITAQQRFTISSAYFDRLLHTRDRLRNLADVWLSPSLKQRLVSGPPLVELALDREQGGLELLVTFSYQGVRINPLQETDWLGRDVSLEGSVLRYVTESGFLERDGRYRLEEEEAEYQFLKGLLDPRVVYGKLIVQVTESIRQSLPNGPFHPRIDVETTDRLDWLTFRFSMDGIPEMELKQVLQSLVTRKTYHRLKNGQFVSFETRAFEQLQRVFRQLEAAEQDQLEAVLRAPALPNLKHLVGASFLHIHKQLTERWLELKNGTGVYLNFPEVLDRHLYPYQRAGIQFMANLAGHDGHGILADEMGLGKTIQAIGYLETLPSGRMLIVAPASLLHNWQAELTRFAPSRTVHLLNGARKQRLDQIETVPADGIFLISYPSLRADMEAHQTVEYDVVIFDEAQHLKNPASQTAVRLRRIRAKHRFALTGTPLENRTDDLWSIFRVIFPSLLPDLQTFQTWSHDEIKRFIRPFLMRRTKGEVLQDLPKKRIVHHYTDLGPTQKKLYASYLAKLQLETLQHLDETKREDRIKLLAGLTRLRQICCDPALFIDGYTGESTKLERLLTLIEEKLATGHRLLIFSQYTKMLGHIRERLAARQLAHLLLTGETPVENRVALCDRFNAGEVDVFLISLKAGGTGLNLATADTVILYDSWWNPAVEQQAADRAHRLGQQSPVEVIKLLMIGTIEEKMAELQDRKATMIDAVLSDQKPDILTIRELVRLLDSPSFIDSSGD; encoded by the coding sequence ATGAATTATGGCTTAAGTGAACGGAAAATCAAACAAATGTCGGATACCTATGCCTTTCGTCGCGGGAAACGTTACGTTGCTGCCAAAAAAGTTACATTACGGAACTACCAATCCGGTGATTTGCTCGTCGAAGCCGCTGTTCACGGTGAATCTGTCTTCACTGTCACCGTCCGCGTCAAGGAACACGGCGTGGATGCCGGTTGCAACTGTCCGTCGCTGGCAATGGATCAATCGTTTTGCGGGCATATCGTCGCCGTGTTGTTAGCGATGCATCATGTGCAAGTCTACGGCACACCTGCCGGAAACCAATCGTTGATCCGTCCGTTTGCGACGACGCGCCAGACAGAAGACGCAGCAGTGACGGCTTATTTGCAAACATTAAGCAAAACGGAACGGGCAAAAATCAGGTTTGATGTCAACGGTTCGGCGATTGTGATGGAAAGTATCACAGCCCAACAACGTTTTACGATCAGTTCCGCTTATTTTGACCGCCTTTTGCATACGCGTGACCGTTTACGGAATTTGGCCGACGTCTGGCTCAGTCCCTCGCTCAAACAACGGCTCGTCAGCGGTCCGCCGTTAGTCGAACTGGCGCTCGACCGCGAGCAAGGTGGGCTTGAACTGCTCGTGACGTTTAGCTATCAGGGGGTTCGGATCAATCCGTTACAGGAGACGGATTGGCTCGGGCGCGATGTATCGCTTGAAGGATCCGTCCTCCGCTACGTGACAGAGAGTGGTTTCTTGGAGCGGGACGGTCGCTATCGGTTAGAAGAAGAGGAAGCGGAATATCAGTTTTTGAAAGGTTTGCTCGACCCCCGTGTCGTTTACGGCAAACTCATCGTCCAAGTGACGGAGAGTATCCGCCAATCCTTACCGAACGGACCGTTTCATCCACGGATCGATGTCGAGACGACGGACCGCTTGGATTGGTTGACGTTCCGCTTTTCTATGGATGGAATCCCGGAAATGGAACTGAAACAGGTCTTGCAGTCGCTTGTCACCCGGAAAACGTATCACCGGTTAAAGAACGGTCAGTTTGTCTCGTTTGAGACCCGGGCATTTGAACAGTTACAACGCGTTTTTCGGCAACTTGAAGCAGCAGAGCAGGACCAACTTGAAGCGGTTTTGCGCGCGCCGGCTCTGCCGAACCTTAAACACCTGGTCGGTGCCTCCTTCTTGCATATCCATAAACAATTGACGGAACGGTGGCTCGAGCTGAAAAACGGAACCGGTGTCTACCTGAACTTCCCGGAAGTACTCGATCGGCATTTGTATCCGTACCAGCGGGCAGGCATCCAGTTCATGGCGAATCTTGCCGGACATGACGGGCACGGCATTTTAGCGGACGAGATGGGACTCGGTAAGACGATTCAGGCGATTGGTTATCTCGAGACGCTTCCTTCGGGTCGAATGTTGATTGTCGCCCCGGCTTCCCTGCTCCATAACTGGCAGGCGGAACTTACACGGTTTGCGCCGTCAAGAACCGTTCATCTGTTGAACGGAGCACGGAAACAACGGTTGGATCAAATCGAGACAGTACCAGCGGACGGAATTTTTCTGATTTCCTACCCGTCGTTACGGGCCGACATGGAGGCACACCAGACCGTCGAATACGACGTCGTAATTTTCGATGAGGCACAACATCTGAAGAATCCAGCGTCACAAACCGCTGTCCGCTTGCGCCGTATTCGGGCGAAACATCGGTTTGCCTTGACCGGAACACCGCTTGAAAACCGGACCGATGATCTCTGGTCGATTTTCCGGGTCATCTTCCCCTCCTTGCTGCCGGACTTACAGACGTTTCAAACATGGTCGCATGACGAGATCAAACGATTCATCCGACCGTTTCTGATGCGCCGGACCAAAGGCGAGGTGTTGCAGGATTTACCGAAGAAGCGGATTGTTCACCATTATACAGACCTCGGTCCGACGCAGAAAAAACTTTATGCTTCCTACTTGGCGAAACTGCAACTGGAAACGTTACAGCATCTCGACGAAACGAAGCGTGAAGACCGGATTAAGCTGCTCGCCGGTTTGACCCGCTTACGGCAGATTTGCTGTGATCCGGCGTTGTTTATTGATGGATATACCGGTGAATCGACGAAACTGGAACGATTGTTGACGTTAATCGAAGAAAAACTGGCAACGGGACACCGGCTGTTGATTTTTTCCCAGTATACGAAGATGCTCGGACACATCCGGGAACGACTGGCAGCACGACAACTTGCCCACCTTCTACTAACCGGTGAGACACCGGTTGAAAACCGGGTCGCACTGTGTGACCGTTTTAATGCCGGTGAAGTCGATGTCTTCCTGATTTCCTTGAAAGCCGGCGGGACCGGTCTGAATCTGGCGACGGCAGATACCGTCATTTTATACGACAGCTGGTGGAATCCGGCCGTCGAGCAGCAAGCGGCTGACCGGGCCCATCGATTGGGACAACAGTCACCGGTCGAAGTGATCAAGTTATTGATGATCGGGACGATCGAGGAAAAGATGGCGGAATTACAAGATCGAAAAGCGACGATGATTGATGCCGTCTTATCGGATCAGAAACCGGATATTTTAACGATTCGTGAACTCGTCCGTCTGCTTGATTCCCCCTCTTTTATCGATTCATCAGGTGATTAA
- a CDS encoding ECF transporter S component — MNSWKMKEIIVMMMLAVACGVLYLGWSTLWLPISAIFGPVGSNWMFGIWVIASPLVAYIIQKPGAALIAEVVAAAVELFTGSHFGLSALLIGFAQGIGAEIAFAVFGYRKFNTFTLMLSGVFAAVGSMVYSLIVNGFAYYTTTTLLLTFSLQLVSGALLGGLLAKIIVDALVKAGTLNGYAIGRQRKQRAV, encoded by the coding sequence ATGAACAGTTGGAAAATGAAAGAAATCATCGTCATGATGATGCTCGCCGTCGCGTGTGGTGTCCTCTACTTAGGGTGGTCGACGTTATGGTTACCAATCTCGGCCATCTTCGGACCGGTCGGATCAAACTGGATGTTCGGCATCTGGGTCATCGCCAGTCCCCTTGTCGCCTACATCATTCAAAAACCAGGCGCGGCATTGATTGCGGAAGTCGTCGCCGCTGCCGTCGAATTGTTTACAGGGAGTCACTTCGGCTTATCGGCACTGTTGATTGGATTCGCACAGGGGATCGGGGCCGAGATTGCCTTTGCCGTGTTCGGATACCGGAAATTCAATACGTTTACCTTGATGTTGTCCGGTGTCTTCGCTGCCGTCGGAAGTATGGTCTACAGCCTCATCGTGAACGGATTTGCCTACTATACGACGACGACTCTCCTGTTGACGTTTTCCTTACAACTTGTCAGCGGTGCTCTGCTCGGCGGCTTACTCGCAAAAATCATCGTCGATGCGCTCGTTAAGGCAGGGACACTGAATGGGTATGCGATCGGACGACAACGAAAGCAACGTGCCGTATGA
- a CDS encoding antibiotic biosynthesis monooxygenase codes for MWIVMNQLRVQNGKADQVAARFQTTKGIEQMEGFIRMQVLVDLSQDEHDIVTIMTTWEKQTHFHAWQESQAYKGVHKKRDEGTSEVKPLVLSNAVTEYAVVADHTHA; via the coding sequence ATGTGGATTGTAATGAATCAATTACGTGTGCAAAACGGGAAAGCCGATCAAGTCGCGGCACGTTTTCAAACGACTAAAGGCATCGAACAGATGGAAGGATTTATCCGGATGCAGGTCTTAGTCGATCTCAGTCAGGACGAGCATGATATCGTCACGATCATGACGACGTGGGAAAAACAAACGCATTTCCATGCCTGGCAGGAAAGCCAAGCCTATAAAGGCGTCCATAAGAAACGGGACGAGGGGACATCGGAAGTCAAACCGCTTGTCCTGTCAAACGCCGTGACAGAATATGCCGTCGTCGCCGATCATACACATGCCTAA
- a CDS encoding ABC transporter ATP-binding protein, translating into MMQCEHLTVRYPDQDHPVLQDLSVTIDKGETTLLVGPSGSGKTTFLHVLAGLLPETIEADVSGHWLTEGTVGMLFQQPDDQFCMQTVGAEMAFSLENRSISRFEMDERIKGVLARVGLDLALTTPIAELSGGMKQRLALACVLALEPDILLLDEPTAQLDPHGQRLMMELIEELHHDPNVTLVLIEHQLEQCVTFADRVLVFQTGRIRLDGPPRDIFSERRTVLTELGIATPRLYPYTFETIPAEVAAEWALDRPPVREPVSTEPTFELVDVTVRHGKQTVLQRISLTAHAGEWIMLVGRNGAGKSTLLETLAKLLPAQGGTIQLFQTALKKWRDRTFYRQVGFVFQQPEFQFLKQTVLDELTISCTSPSSGQMDDALQYYRLADVAGQSPLALSLGQKRRLSVATMLLERKAVLLLDEPTFGQDAETTAQLIEVLRQARAAGTTLIMVTHDMELVYQQADRVLVLGSGNIQFDGSPEELFQETKILHDNQLIRPVSYQYQQQKEGIRHAGKPLMARSN; encoded by the coding sequence ATGATGCAGTGCGAGCACCTGACAGTCCGCTATCCGGATCAGGATCACCCGGTCTTACAGGATTTGTCGGTTACGATTGATAAAGGAGAAACGACGTTGCTCGTCGGTCCAAGCGGCAGTGGAAAGACGACCTTTTTACATGTCCTCGCCGGTCTGTTGCCGGAGACGATTGAAGCCGATGTCAGCGGTCACTGGTTGACCGAGGGAACGGTCGGGATGTTATTCCAACAGCCGGACGATCAGTTTTGCATGCAGACGGTCGGTGCCGAAATGGCCTTTAGTCTGGAAAACCGAAGCATCTCCCGATTTGAAATGGATGAGCGGATTAAAGGTGTCTTGGCACGGGTCGGACTTGACCTCGCCTTGACGACGCCGATTGCCGAGCTGTCCGGCGGGATGAAACAACGGCTTGCTCTAGCCTGTGTATTGGCACTCGAACCGGACATCCTGTTGCTCGACGAACCGACGGCGCAACTTGATCCGCATGGTCAACGTTTGATGATGGAGCTGATTGAGGAATTGCACCACGATCCGAACGTGACGCTGGTGCTGATTGAACACCAACTGGAGCAGTGTGTGACGTTTGCGGACCGGGTGCTGGTCTTTCAAACCGGACGGATCCGTCTTGACGGACCGCCGCGGGATATTTTTTCAGAACGCCGGACCGTTTTGACTGAACTCGGGATTGCGACACCGCGCCTTTACCCGTATACATTCGAAACGATACCGGCCGAGGTCGCGGCAGAATGGGCACTCGATCGTCCCCCTGTCCGCGAACCCGTTTCAACCGAACCGACATTTGAACTTGTTGACGTGACCGTCCGGCACGGAAAGCAGACGGTTCTCCAGCGGATCTCGCTGACCGCCCACGCCGGAGAATGGATCATGCTTGTCGGACGCAATGGAGCCGGCAAAAGTACCCTGCTCGAAACGCTGGCCAAACTGTTACCGGCGCAAGGCGGAACGATTCAGTTGTTTCAGACAGCGTTGAAGAAATGGCGGGACCGGACATTTTACCGGCAGGTCGGCTTTGTGTTTCAGCAACCTGAGTTTCAGTTTCTCAAACAGACGGTTCTTGACGAACTGACGATCAGTTGTACCTCACCGTCGTCCGGTCAGATGGATGATGCCTTACAGTACTATCGCTTGGCGGACGTCGCGGGTCAGTCGCCGCTCGCACTCAGTCTTGGTCAAAAACGGCGTTTGAGCGTCGCGACAATGCTGCTTGAGCGAAAAGCTGTCTTGTTGCTGGACGAGCCGACTTTCGGACAGGATGCCGAGACGACGGCACAACTGATTGAAGTCTTGCGGCAAGCCCGTGCAGCCGGGACGACGCTCATCATGGTGACGCATGATATGGAGCTGGTGTACCAACAGGCAGACCGGGTGCTCGTCCTCGGTTCGGGAAACATTCAATTTGACGGTTCACCGGAGGAATTGTTTCAGGAAACCAAGATTTTACACGACAATCAGCTGATTCGTCCGGTGTCCTATCAGTATCAGCAACAAAAGGAGGGGATCCGTCATGCAGGAAAACCACTCATGGCTCGCTCAAATTAA